A region of Leptospira bouyouniensis DNA encodes the following proteins:
- a CDS encoding SMP-30/gluconolactonase/LRE family protein has product MKQILFNILIVIGLFSCRSFSPVAYEPPIKPEPVGIFEPNTELQKAILLAIGKVKGLESLDVDSEGNIYGGDKDGRIIRITLKGEIKSIAKTSGRPLGVQFDKSGNLIIADAYKGLLSMDKSGKITTLVSEYKGIPLKFTDDLDIAQDGKIYFSDASIYEQNEYLYDLLEARPYGRVFVYDPKTKETQLLLDNLYFANGIALSKNEDFLLINETYRYRITKLWLKGSKKGSSEIVIDNLPGFPDNITRNENGDFWVALFTVRNDRMDHMHPSPVVKKMIYFLPKFFWPKAQPYGYALKMDGNGKVLMTVQDPTGEHLKDITSVIEKKRQLYIGSLYNDRIGIYVLP; this is encoded by the coding sequence ATGAAACAAATACTATTTAATATCTTAATCGTTATCGGCTTATTCTCATGCCGATCCTTTTCGCCGGTTGCTTATGAACCTCCAATCAAACCGGAACCCGTTGGGATTTTTGAACCAAACACAGAATTACAAAAAGCCATTCTACTTGCGATCGGGAAAGTTAAGGGTTTGGAATCACTTGATGTCGATAGCGAGGGTAACATCTATGGTGGAGACAAAGATGGTCGCATCATCCGCATCACCCTTAAAGGTGAAATCAAATCAATCGCCAAAACTTCAGGAAGACCACTTGGCGTTCAGTTTGATAAGTCAGGAAACCTAATCATTGCCGATGCATATAAAGGTTTACTTTCAATGGATAAATCTGGCAAAATCACCACATTAGTTTCTGAATACAAAGGGATTCCATTAAAGTTTACTGATGATTTGGATATAGCACAAGATGGAAAAATTTATTTTTCAGATGCATCTATATATGAACAAAATGAGTATCTTTATGATTTGTTAGAAGCAAGACCATATGGACGAGTCTTTGTTTACGATCCTAAAACAAAAGAAACTCAACTTTTACTCGACAATTTGTATTTTGCTAATGGAATTGCATTATCCAAAAATGAAGACTTCCTTTTAATCAATGAAACCTATCGTTACCGAATCACAAAACTTTGGTTAAAAGGTTCGAAAAAAGGAAGTTCTGAAATTGTGATCGATAATCTTCCTGGTTTCCCAGACAATATCACTCGCAATGAAAATGGAGACTTCTGGGTGGCTCTATTCACTGTTAGAAACGACAGAATGGATCATATGCACCCATCTCCTGTTGTGAAAAAAATGATTTATTTTTTACCAAAGTTTTTCTGGCCCAAAGCACAACCCTATGGTTATGCTTTGAAAATGGATGGAAATGGAAAGGTTCTTATGACTGTCCAAGACCCGACAGGTGAACATTTAAAGGACATTACAAGTGTCATAGAGAAAAAACGCCAGCTTTACATTGGTAGTTTGTATAATGATCGCATAGGAATTTACGTTTTACCTTAA
- a CDS encoding acyltransferase, with the protein MGLVIAYILFLLNLVWIIPTMYPLYIWKLLTTGSVRRLGDRLLVKVGEAWIQNNYRISRFLYGVQFEVIGENFKNLKPNGSYMIISNHQSWSDIYIIQSVLNRKIPLIRFFIKDSLKYVPVLGHAWLALDFPFVKRSSREQLKKNPELATKDLENVKKVCEKFNGMPFSILNFLEGHRRTPERMKKLIKKNPYKHLLRPHSGGISVVSTSLRNSLDAFIDLTIVYPTENPSFLDLMSGKIRKLKVFVDVIPRDQVPIEDNEQFAPMSKKMKRWVDERWAVKDALIEKEMSSI; encoded by the coding sequence TTGGGTTTAGTTATTGCTTATATATTATTTCTTTTGAATTTAGTTTGGATCATACCAACAATGTACCCGTTGTATATATGGAAACTTTTGACAACAGGATCTGTTAGAAGATTGGGTGATCGATTACTTGTGAAAGTTGGTGAAGCTTGGATTCAAAATAATTATAGAATTTCTCGATTTTTATACGGTGTCCAATTTGAAGTCATTGGTGAAAATTTTAAAAATTTAAAGCCAAATGGTAGTTATATGATTATTAGTAACCACCAATCTTGGTCAGATATTTATATCATCCAATCGGTATTGAACCGAAAAATTCCACTAATTCGTTTTTTTATCAAAGATTCCTTGAAGTATGTACCAGTGCTTGGTCATGCATGGCTTGCTTTAGATTTCCCTTTCGTTAAACGAAGTAGCCGTGAACAATTGAAAAAAAATCCTGAACTTGCTACGAAGGATTTGGAAAACGTTAAAAAAGTATGTGAAAAATTTAATGGAATGCCATTTTCTATTTTGAATTTTTTAGAAGGGCATAGACGTACTCCTGAGCGAATGAAAAAATTAATTAAGAAAAATCCCTACAAACATTTGCTTCGTCCACATAGTGGAGGGATATCTGTTGTGTCGACTTCCCTTCGAAATTCGCTTGATGCTTTTATTGATTTAACTATTGTTTATCCAACCGAAAATCCTAGTTTCTTAGATTTGATGTCAGGTAAAATTCGAAAACTGAAAGTTTTTGTCGATGTGATCCCAAGGGACCAAGTCCCAATCGAAGATAACGAACAGTTTGCACCTATGTCCAAAAAAATGAAACGTTGGGTGGATGAACGATGGGCCGTCAAGGATGCATTGATCGAAAAGGAGATGAGTTCTATATGA
- a CDS encoding PP2C family protein-serine/threonine phosphatase: MGLEDKPTVDLSFLIKEMKKVEFDSGSLVIEQYTLGDSFYFIDKGSVEVWKYLDETKQEILVIGDLVSGDYFGEISLIDSAPRTVNITTKEKSILYKLTREDFHRLIQTSPEMTLTLLKLLTARIRNAEQRENQVLIQKNKELRLQNETLEVMVKERTAKLTQSLKIIQEDLETAKTIQRNILPLGLKHIAHLDFASKFEPMAEVGGDIFDVIRLEKSKIRLFLADAIGHGVQAALITMAIKAEYDHLKHNAQNPSDVLYALNQIFIDRYGKKSNQFTAVIVDLKMEENLLVYASAGHNEPYVLNKSEIVPLNESGLMLGLEKDVEYSDSIVPFGLGDRLFMISDGYLEQENEKGNLLGESKLLSSFHSARSLGFSLADTVQYLMEEFHSFRGNAPMMDDVTILGIGTSYELGV; this comes from the coding sequence ATGGGACTTGAAGATAAACCAACTGTTGATTTAAGTTTCCTTATTAAGGAAATGAAAAAAGTTGAATTTGATTCAGGTTCTTTGGTAATCGAACAATATACGTTAGGTGACTCTTTTTATTTTATTGATAAGGGTTCAGTAGAAGTTTGGAAATATCTTGATGAAACCAAACAAGAAATACTCGTGATCGGAGATTTAGTATCAGGTGATTATTTTGGAGAAATATCTTTAATTGATTCCGCTCCAAGAACTGTGAATATCACAACGAAAGAAAAGTCTATCTTGTATAAATTAACGAGAGAAGATTTTCATCGTTTAATCCAAACAAGTCCAGAGATGACTTTGACTTTATTAAAGTTGTTAACCGCAAGAATTAGAAATGCAGAACAACGAGAAAACCAAGTCCTCATTCAGAAAAACAAAGAGTTACGATTACAGAATGAAACTTTGGAAGTGATGGTTAAAGAAAGAACCGCAAAACTCACACAATCTTTAAAAATCATCCAAGAAGATTTGGAAACGGCTAAAACCATACAAAGGAATATTTTACCACTTGGATTAAAACACATTGCGCATTTGGATTTTGCATCAAAGTTCGAACCCATGGCAGAAGTAGGGGGGGATATCTTCGATGTGATTCGTTTAGAGAAGTCGAAAATTCGCCTGTTTTTAGCGGATGCCATAGGTCATGGTGTTCAGGCAGCTCTCATCACAATGGCAATCAAAGCAGAGTATGATCATTTAAAACACAACGCGCAAAATCCATCTGACGTATTATATGCATTGAATCAGATTTTTATTGATAGGTATGGTAAAAAGTCCAATCAATTCACTGCTGTGATCGTGGATTTAAAAATGGAAGAAAATTTACTTGTTTATGCTTCCGCTGGTCATAATGAACCATATGTATTGAACAAATCAGAAATTGTGCCATTAAATGAGTCGGGTCTCATGTTGGGTCTTGAGAAAGATGTGGAGTATTCTGATAGTATAGTGCCATTTGGTCTTGGAGATCGATTGTTTATGATCTCTGATGGGTATTTGGAGCAGGAAAATGAGAAAGGAAATTTACTTGGTGAATCCAAATTGCTTTCCAGTTTTCACTCTGCCAGGAGTTTAGGATTTAGTTTAGCCGATACCGTTCAGTATCTTATGGAAGAGTTCCATTCCTTTCGGGGAAATGCCCCGATGATGGATGATGTCACCATCTTAGGAATCGGAACTTCATACGAATTAGGAGTTTAA
- a CDS encoding cupin domain-containing protein produces MGYIHQNNPTIIPVPGNKTIEEHFGIPSTNTNDISIAHMIAPPGWGEPFQTPNFDEWTLMVRGKKQIEVDGETLILSAGESILIKKGSRVRYSNPFTEDAEYWSLCKPAYTLEAVNREGD; encoded by the coding sequence ATGGGTTATATCCACCAAAATAATCCAACCATCATTCCTGTCCCAGGGAATAAAACCATCGAAGAACACTTTGGTATTCCTAGCACAAACACAAATGATATTTCGATTGCCCATATGATTGCTCCACCTGGTTGGGGTGAACCATTTCAAACACCAAATTTTGACGAGTGGACTTTGATGGTACGTGGTAAAAAACAAATTGAAGTGGATGGAGAAACATTGATTCTTTCAGCAGGTGAATCGATACTTATCAAAAAAGGATCAAGGGTTCGGTATTCCAATCCATTCACAGAGGATGCAGAATATTGGTCACTTTGTAAACCAGCATATACATTAGAAGCAGTCAACCGCGAAGGCGATTGA
- a CDS encoding SDR family NAD(P)-dependent oxidoreductase: MNQIILITGATDGIGRVCAHSFAKSNHELILVGRNPDKLSALVYSLQVHGVKVHSYVADLSIAKETFSLTEKIRSNHPKIDVLLNNAGAYFDKRVITSEGIESTFALNHLNYFIMALGLLPSLKNSNQGRIINVASRAHEGVALDFKDMMGESNYSGWKQYQRSKLMNIYFTYELAERLNQTKITVNCLHPGFVKTKFGQNNDGLAKVVLTFAQNIFAISEDKGAETSIYLATEPGLNQISGKYFVKKKERNSSPISYDKSARRNLWAYTEDLLKHKFSFRFPGN; this comes from the coding sequence ATGAATCAAATAATCTTAATCACAGGTGCAACAGATGGAATTGGTAGAGTGTGTGCACATTCATTTGCAAAATCAAATCATGAGTTGATACTAGTTGGCAGAAATCCAGATAAACTTTCTGCGTTAGTCTATAGTTTACAAGTCCATGGTGTGAAAGTACATTCGTACGTTGCTGACTTGTCCATTGCAAAAGAGACATTTTCTTTAACAGAAAAAATTCGGAGCAACCATCCAAAAATTGACGTACTATTGAATAATGCAGGAGCTTATTTTGACAAACGCGTTATCACAAGCGAAGGAATAGAATCAACATTTGCTTTGAACCACTTAAATTATTTCATTATGGCTCTCGGATTATTACCATCTTTAAAGAATTCGAATCAAGGTAGAATCATCAATGTTGCTTCTCGTGCACATGAAGGTGTTGCATTGGATTTCAAGGATATGATGGGTGAATCCAATTACTCTGGTTGGAAACAATACCAACGATCAAAATTGATGAATATCTATTTCACATATGAATTAGCGGAAAGACTCAATCAAACAAAAATAACAGTAAACTGTTTACACCCTGGGTTCGTAAAAACTAAATTTGGACAAAACAATGATGGTTTGGCAAAAGTAGTATTAACTTTTGCACAAAACATTTTTGCTATCTCTGAAGACAAAGGTGCGGAAACATCTATATATTTGGCAACAGAGCCTGGTTTGAATCAAATTTCTGGAAAATATTTTGTAAAAAAGAAAGAACGAAATAGTTCACCTATATCGTATGATAAATCAGCAAGAAGGAATTTATGGGCATATACAGAAGACCTTCTCAAACATAAGTTTTCCTTCAGATTCCCAGGTAATTAA
- a CDS encoding sensor histidine kinase has protein sequence MWQYHPYSVLLFLAFSFNLGLGLFVLKSFRLNLVKYLLILVFGSMLWTGFYGIDFLYINTHLHRTFISLLYIGVSIANVGMVLVSIEFTNNRHLLTKRFWVLLFLQPLFTLAVCVLDPLFKTLTLDTYLVNVNGRTQWIQETNIGGFIASYLLSFFWSVFVAILLFRGILKTKSTERNRYLLILLSFLFIWVAAILHKLGIRPLPGMNITAVMCTMQAIMIFFAIGYYRMFDLVPLVRSEIVDELDEAVVILDFNHRVVDWNISAENLFSVKDKNVSLLPHNVFFHHTPELISKLDHLSEKKTFSKWSWEKDKKFWEVTAKQIRDSNRKKIGMVLVFRDNTEQRNLEKQMANVNRELLVANGTKDRFLSIISHDLRGPLAGIKMLLKVLNEDMKKKEDALAGMTQSLVDATESVFSLLENLLEWSKLQRGQEEFRPNYYRLDSIVLECIELFNLSAKNKGIHFENKIPNHAMVYCDDRMIITVIRNLISNALKFSHQNGKIEISAIDTGYHWLVSVRDFGVGMSKTTIDKLFKAGEVIKSIGTLGETGNGIGLLLCSEFVTVNGGTLSADSDGTSGSIFQFSIPKKQNEEFTS, from the coding sequence TTGTGGCAATACCATCCATATAGTGTTTTACTCTTTTTAGCATTTAGCTTCAATCTAGGATTGGGGCTATTTGTTCTTAAATCCTTTCGACTCAATTTAGTTAAATATTTATTGATTCTAGTTTTTGGTTCCATGCTTTGGACCGGATTCTATGGAATTGACTTTCTATACATTAATACTCATTTACACCGAACATTTATTAGTTTGCTATATATAGGGGTTTCAATTGCCAACGTTGGTATGGTGCTTGTCTCTATCGAATTTACAAACAACCGCCATTTATTAACCAAACGATTTTGGGTGTTACTTTTTCTTCAGCCTTTGTTCACATTAGCGGTTTGTGTATTAGATCCATTATTTAAGACCTTAACATTGGATACATATCTGGTGAATGTCAACGGAAGGACCCAGTGGATACAAGAAACAAATATTGGTGGGTTTATCGCGTCTTACCTTCTGTCATTTTTTTGGTCAGTGTTTGTTGCGATTCTTCTATTTCGCGGAATATTAAAAACGAAGTCAACGGAAAGGAACCGTTATCTTCTTATTTTGTTATCATTTTTGTTTATATGGGTAGCTGCAATATTACATAAATTAGGTATTAGGCCACTTCCTGGTATGAATATAACCGCTGTTATGTGTACAATGCAGGCAATAATGATCTTTTTTGCCATTGGATACTATCGCATGTTTGATTTAGTTCCACTTGTGCGAAGTGAAATTGTTGATGAACTCGACGAAGCAGTAGTAATACTCGATTTTAATCATAGAGTCGTTGATTGGAATATTTCTGCAGAGAACTTATTCTCAGTGAAAGATAAAAATGTTTCCCTCTTACCTCATAATGTTTTTTTCCACCATACACCAGAGTTGATTTCTAAACTAGACCATTTATCAGAGAAAAAAACGTTCTCTAAATGGTCATGGGAAAAAGACAAAAAATTTTGGGAAGTCACAGCAAAACAAATCCGAGACTCTAATCGTAAAAAAATTGGGATGGTATTGGTATTTCGAGATAATACTGAACAAAGAAATCTTGAGAAACAAATGGCAAATGTGAATAGAGAACTACTCGTTGCCAATGGAACCAAGGATCGATTCTTATCGATCATCTCACATGATTTACGTGGTCCGCTTGCCGGGATCAAAATGTTACTCAAAGTTCTAAATGAAGACATGAAAAAGAAGGAAGATGCATTGGCAGGAATGACCCAATCCTTGGTAGATGCTACAGAATCTGTTTTTTCTTTATTGGAAAATTTATTAGAATGGTCTAAGTTACAACGAGGACAAGAGGAATTTAGACCAAATTATTATCGTTTGGACTCAATTGTTTTGGAATGCATTGAACTATTCAATTTGAGCGCAAAAAACAAGGGAATACATTTCGAAAATAAAATCCCAAATCATGCGATGGTGTATTGTGACGATCGTATGATCATTACAGTGATTCGAAATTTAATCTCTAATGCATTGAAGTTTAGCCATCAAAATGGGAAAATTGAAATTTCAGCAATTGATACAGGGTATCACTGGTTAGTTTCTGTTCGTGATTTTGGCGTTGGTATGTCCAAAACTACGATTGATAAGTTGTTTAAAGCAGGTGAGGTCATTAAGTCTATTGGAACCCTTGGAGAAACCGGTAATGGAATTGGATTGTTGTTATGTTCTGAATTTGTGACGGTTAATGGTGGAACCCTTTCTGCAGATAGCGATGGAACTTCAGGTTCTATATTTCAATTCAGTATCCCTAAAAAACAAAACGAGGAATTTACATCATGA
- a CDS encoding bactofilin family protein, producing MSKKEMQPTITEHGVIATILGKETAFSGTLAFKKPLQISGDFTGEIISDGYLVISEGARVKANIKAGTVVVGGTIVGNVTATQRLEMLSTGKVQGNIRTAKLQIADGVVFDGNCEMLSSDEP from the coding sequence ATGTCAAAAAAAGAAATGCAACCAACTATCACCGAACACGGAGTAATCGCGACTATCCTTGGAAAAGAAACTGCTTTCAGTGGAACATTGGCTTTTAAAAAACCTCTTCAAATTTCAGGGGACTTTACTGGCGAAATTATTTCAGACGGATATTTGGTGATCAGCGAAGGTGCTCGAGTCAAAGCAAATATCAAAGCAGGAACCGTTGTGGTTGGTGGAACAATTGTCGGAAATGTAACGGCAACACAAAGGTTAGAAATGTTATCAACTGGTAAAGTACAAGGCAACATTCGCACAGCTAAATTACAAATCGCGGATGGCGTTGTCTTTGATGGTAACTGCGAGATGTTAAGTAGCGACGAGCCTTAG
- a CDS encoding tetratricopeptide repeat protein: protein MVSEKMKAVLVHYNQALTLYKSRKFVEAKEEFKKGLAIHPEDGPSKLYIERCDDYIADPPPEDWDGVYNMKTK, encoded by the coding sequence ATCGTAAGTGAGAAAATGAAGGCAGTGTTAGTCCATTATAACCAGGCACTTACATTGTACAAATCCCGAAAATTTGTCGAAGCAAAAGAAGAATTCAAAAAAGGATTGGCCATCCATCCTGAAGACGGTCCTTCCAAACTTTACATTGAACGTTGTGACGATTATATCGCAGATCCTCCTCCTGAAGATTGGGATGGAGTTTATAACATGAAAACAAAATAG
- the acpS gene encoding holo-ACP synthase has product MLSVGNDIVENERIRDLLQKHGDRFLKRVFTDDEVEYCHKHKDPVPFLAGRFACKEAVIKALDLEPGQVADMREIELAGTNFGKKTLVIHGKTEKFFREKGFTGSSVSISHADHYSTAVVVFFKEPK; this is encoded by the coding sequence ATGTTATCAGTCGGGAACGACATTGTCGAAAACGAACGAATTCGAGATTTATTACAAAAACATGGTGATCGGTTTTTGAAGCGGGTTTTCACCGACGATGAAGTGGAATACTGTCACAAACACAAAGATCCTGTACCTTTTTTAGCAGGTCGTTTTGCTTGTAAAGAAGCGGTCATCAAAGCCCTCGATTTAGAACCTGGACAGGTTGCCGATATGCGCGAGATTGAACTAGCTGGCACTAATTTTGGGAAAAAAACGCTAGTCATCCATGGGAAAACTGAGAAGTTTTTCCGTGAGAAAGGATTTACGGGTAGTTCAGTGTCGATTAGCCACGCAGACCACTATTCAACCGCCGTTGTCGTATTCTTTAAGGAGCCCAAATGA